In Sebastes umbrosus isolate fSebUmb1 chromosome 7, fSebUmb1.pri, whole genome shotgun sequence, the sequence GGACTGTAGGCCACACTAGCGTCGCCACCGGTGAAGGCCTGCGCCATGCACTGGTCGGCCAGCACACTACTGTCACAGTCACCACTAAAGACAAGGATGGAGACCTAGTGAAGACTGGTAATGCTGTTCTGAGGGCGAAGATTATCTCTGCAGACGGAGCGTGCACTGAAGCCGAGGTGGCGGACAACAAGAACGGCACCTACGAGGTCGGATACACCATCCGCTCGGAGGGAGAGTACACCTTCTCTTTGCTGCTGTACGAACAGCCTGTGAGGGGGAGTCCGTACCGCCTGCGTGCCGTCAAGCCGTCAGATGTCCTGCAGTCGCCGGACGACGTGAAGAGAAGAGTGAAGTCTccgagtggaggaggaggtcatGTTCGACAGAAGGCGGTGCGCAGACCCTCCAGCATGTACAGCACCACCAAGAAGAAGGAAAACCCAATAGAGGATGAGCTGATCTACAGAGTGGGTGGGTGAATAACCGGCTAGATCTGCTGTTAATTATGGTCACTGCTGACTGAGCTGTGCGATGTTTTTCTCTAGAGCACACACTGAGTCATATCTCTGGATAATTTGAGTACCTGGTGATGCAGATTATTCAGCTTTAGACCTCTTTTTGGCACACAATTGTTTCCTCTGTCTGTAAGACATATAGAGTgttccagggatgacatatttttgaagGCCAACCAGGGTTCCCTCGAGAAAAAGCCaattttccattgggttttgcattattgcagaaaataagctctgtgtcAAACACACTtgtatgatacttacacgttttgttccgtaaaatgATCTATTAATTATTCTTAAATTAACACCACTTAAACCGCGTAAATGCGattggcagaagtaaaaagctaacactaggccataaacgaactacaccatgaTCGCATGAGCGctagtatacacaacgaggctttaaaggcggacgagtcggcatgatgacTTTTAGTTGTCTCATTtagtcacttgttagcaaccgcttcatttctgggttttgggACTCATTTCTGTAGCACTCTTTTCGAAAAGCAAAGTACAGCAGAACTGATTTGTACATTATTTTTACAAATGCATAGTGCTGAAGCAGTCTGATCTCTTTTTGATATGACAGGAACAAGAGGGCGAGATAAAGGAGAATTCACTAACCTACAAGGCATCTCCACCTCCAGTAATGGACGGATTGTGGTGGCAGACAGCAACAACCAGTGTATACAGGTCAGTGTCATTCGCTTGAGCTGAAATAAAAGATCTAATGAATTAGTTCATTGTTTGGGTTGAAGTgaatgctcttttttttctaggTATTCTCAAATGATGGCCAGTTTAAGATGAGGTTTGGGGTCAGAGGTCGTTCACCGGGGCAGCTGCAGCGCCCCACGGGGGTCACAGTGGACGTGAACGGCGATATAATCGTAGCCGATTACGACAACAGGTGGATTAGCATCTTCTCCTCGGACGGAAAGTTCAAGGTGAACGGTCTCAGCCGAGAGAAATGTTTTCCACTGCACAAATTTCAAAATGTTCCACCGAATGACTAAAGTGTTCTTCTGGTTGTCACAGAGCAAGATCGGTGCTGGAAGACTGATGGGACCCAAAGGTGTGGCTGTGGATAAGAATGGACATATCATCACGGTGGATAATAAGGCCTGCTGTGTCTTTATCTTCCAATCAAATGGGAAGCTGGTGACGAAGTTCGGAGCCAGAGGAACATCAGACAGACACTTTGCAGGTACTGTGCAATACTTCGTACCATCATTTCATTAATGATGTCTCTTACAGGAAAGTGATGATGCTTCCTGTCTCACGGCATGTGGTTGGGCCAGATTTACGGATTTCATTTGTGTTTCATACTTTACAGGAATGTTGATTTGAACAAATCTCATTTATTAAGTGATCAGCATGTTTCTCTGCACCCTTTATTTTAGAGTCTAGCTGGTGTAAGCATGTATAGCTGCTTGTTTAGTCATAGACATAATGATTCTTTATTATTGCATTGATAATCTTATACTGTGAACATGCGCTTGATCTTCATAGTTCAAGACAGAGCTGTAAGGAGGCAAAAGTTCCTAATGCACACTAATGCATGTCTTCCTGTCTTTGCCTCTCACTCAGGAGAACAAAAACGTCTGTTAATAGGATTTGCTCGCATTACTGGAATCCCTCGTTGTTGCACCGACAGCAGTATTTCCGTTGGAACTCACCCGTTCTTTCCATTTAATTTCTCACATggaccttttcttttcttttagaaAAAAGTGGTGCAAACATTGCACTGGAACAAAAGCTTAGTAAATCTGGCCCTGTTTTCAGTAAGTAATGAATTCACCGTGAATGTGAACTAAGAGAATGTTCTTTTTACATGTTGCTGCATCAGCTCTGTCGTGTCTCACGTGTTGTTGTCCAACGTCAACTcagagtgtctctgtgtcctgtgTGTCCTGTAGTCCAAAAATAGTGTGGAACTTCCTCTCTCGTATGTTGTACAGCAGTGGAGGACTcatctttcctctctttccctctctgtctcctctgctgcttcCAGGTCCTCACTTTGTGGCCGTGaataacaaaaatgaaattGTGGTGACAGACTTTCATAACCATTCAGTCAAGGTATGGCTTGTTGCAAGTATGCGTGTACATTTTGTATTGTAGTAAACTTACATTGTGAATCAATCAAACATAAACATTAggaactgtaaaaaaaataagaaaataactgATTTTATGGTGTTGTGCCTGACTGGCTGTGTTGCCCGAGATCATTTTAGCAATATGCTTTTTATCCTATTTTCCGTAACATGTTTGTGTTATGTGTGACAGCAGAGCGTCATTTCCCCCTTCTCTTTCCTGTTTAATCTCTCCTGCAGGTGTACAATGCAGATGGGGAGTTCCTGTTTAAATTTGGCTCCCATGGAGAGGGGAACGGCCAGTTCAATGCTCCAACGGGCGTGGCCGTGGATGCCAATGGAAATATCATTGTTGCTGACTGGGGCAACAGTCGGATCCAGGTGAGCTTGAGAAATCTACATCTCATTTAATGCAGAGAGCAAGTTTGTCAGTATATGATCACTTAACGGTGGTaaagtggtgcagtggttagcactgtcgcctctcAGCGAGAGGGTCTGAGGTTTGaatctggcttggggcccttctgtgtggaatttgcatgttctctctgtgtcagcgtgggttttctccgggttctccggctacctccaacagtccaaagacatgcaggtcaattggtgactctaaattgcctgtaggtgtgattgtgagcgtgaatggttgtccaTCTCTATatatcagccctgtgatagtctggcaatCTGTTCAGGGTGTACcacgccttcgcccaatgtcagctgggatcggctccagcccccccaaaCCCCACCCCCCGACCCTGAAttggataagcggttacagataatggatagaCGGATGATCACTTACCTTTTCCTCTGTGCTGTGTGACCAACCAGGTGTTCGACAGCTCAGGGTCCTTCCTGTCATACATCAACACATCAGCGGACCCCCTTTACGGCCCCCAGGGCCTGGCCCTCACGTCTGATGGTCATGTGGCGGTGGCGGACTCTGGGAACCACTGCTTCAAGGTCTACCGCTACCTGCAGTAGAGACCTGAGGCAGCCACCTTCACCATTGCGAGCACTGACAACGACACAACCAATGTATTCCACAGGGTGCAATGACCTTTCCAATACAGCCTTTTGATGTGCACATCAGCTGATATAATTAAGTGTCTGATCCTGAGTTTACCCTCCTTATGATGTGTAttgaaggttgttttttttaaagttggatAATGTAGCATCCCTGGGACAAGCTATGGACTGGTTTTAGAGaatgtgcaaaaacatgttgtaCGCTGTTGATGGTATTATTAAACCACACTTTCTGTGAGACTGGACAGGGTAGGATATAGATTGAAGTATTTAATGAGCCATAACTTGTCCAATTGCATGAAGTTTTATTTGATCTTAATGCCTAGGCAACAACACAGTGTACCCACCGATTGCTTTTCTCATCAACTAGTTAATGCTTACAGTGAAATGAACAGCGCTATACGCTTCTCCAGCAACGAAATGTTAAATAATCTCACATCAAAATGTCACCACCATCTGTGCATTGAT encodes:
- the LOC119491432 gene encoding tripartite motif-containing protein 3-like isoform X2, producing the protein MSVTMAKRETGSTSPVVRQIDKQFLVCSICLDHYHNPKVLPCLHTFCEKCLQNYIPPQSLTLSCPVCRQTSILPEKGVAALQNNFFITNLMEVLQRDPECSRPEACNVLESASAATACQPLSCPNHEGKVMEFYCESCETAMCLECTEGEHREHVTVPLRDVLEQHKSALKNQLDAVRNRLPQLTAAIELVNEISKQLTERKNDAVTEISNTFDELEKALHQRKTALITEVENICSTKQKVLQAQLTSLLQGKENIQSSCNFTEQALNHGSATEVLLVQKQMGERVSALARHTFPEQPHENGHLECQVETDGLRRSIQNLGVLITTGTVGHTSVATGEGLRHALVGQHTTVTVTTKDKDGDLVKTGNAVLRAKIISADGACTEAEVADNKNGTYEVGYTIRSEGEYTFSLLLYEQPVRGSPYRLRAVKPSDVLQSPDDVKRRVKSPSGGGGHVRQKAVRRPSSMYSTTKKKENPIEDELIYRVGTRGRDKGEFTNLQGISTSSNGRIVVADSNNQCIQVFSNDGQFKMRFGVRGRSPGQLQRPTGVTVDVNGDIIVADYDNRWISIFSSDGKFKSKIGAGRLMGPKGVAVDKNGHIITVDNKACCVFIFQSNGKLVTKFGARGTSDRHFAGPHFVAVNNKNEIVVTDFHNHSVKVYNADGEFLFKFGSHGEGNGQFNAPTGVAVDANGNIIVADWGNSRIQVFDSSGSFLSYINTSADPLYGPQGLALTSDGHVAVADSGNHCFKVYRYLQ
- the LOC119491432 gene encoding tripartite motif-containing protein 3-like isoform X1, with the protein product MSVTMAKRETGSTSPVVRQIDKQFLVCSICLDHYHNPKVLPCLHTFCEKCLQNYIPPQSLTLSCPVCRQTSILPEKGVAALQNNFFITNLMEVLQRDPECSRPEACNVLESASAATACQPLSCPNHEGKVMEFYCESCETAMCLECTEGEHREHVTVPLRDVLEQHKSALKNQLDAVRNRLPQLTAAIELVNEISKQLTERKNDAVTEISNTFDELEKALHQRKTALITEVENICSTKQKVLQAQLTSLLQGKENIQSSCNFTEQALNHGSATEVLLVQKQMGERVSALARHTFPEQPHENGHLECQVETDGLRRSIQNLGVLITTGTVGHTSVATGEGLRHALVGQHTTVTVTTKDKDGDLVKTGNAVLRAKIISADGACTEAEVADNKNGTYEVGYTIRSEGEYTFSLLLYEQPVRGSPYRLRAVKPSDVLQSPDDVKRRVKSPSGGGGHVRQKAVRRPSSMYSTTKKKENPIEDELIYRVGTRGRDKGEFTNLQGISTSSNGRIVVADSNNQCIQVFSNDGQFKMRFGVRGRSPGQLQRPTGVTVDVNGDIIVADYDNRWISIFSSDGKFKSKIGAGRLMGPKGVAVDKNGHIITVDNKACCVFIFQSNGKLVTKFGARGTSDRHFAEKSGANIALEQKLSKSGPVFSPHFVAVNNKNEIVVTDFHNHSVKVYNADGEFLFKFGSHGEGNGQFNAPTGVAVDANGNIIVADWGNSRIQVFDSSGSFLSYINTSADPLYGPQGLALTSDGHVAVADSGNHCFKVYRYLQ